In Rhinolophus ferrumequinum isolate MPI-CBG mRhiFer1 chromosome 18, mRhiFer1_v1.p, whole genome shotgun sequence, a genomic segment contains:
- the CAMSAP3 gene encoding calmodulin-regulated spectrin-associated protein 3 isoform X5 has product MVEAAPPGPGPLRRTFLVPEIKSLDQYDFSRAKAAASLAWVLRAAFGGAEHVPSELWEPFYTDQYAQEHVKPPVTRLLLSAELYCRAWRQALPQLETPPSPSALLALLARRGTVPALPERPVQEADLRHQPILMGAHLAVIDALMVAFAFEWTKTLPGPLALASLEHKLLFWVDTTIRRLQEKTEQEAAQRASPSASADGVAPTQPSCPTRWYWKLVPHAIAFCLKESGSKPPMIRYRKDRALARRAPCFPTVTSLQDLASGAALAATIHCYCPQLLRLEEVCLKDPMSVADSLYNLQLVQDFCASRLPRGCPLSLEDLLYVPPPLKVNLVVLLAEMFMCFEVLKPDFVQAKDLPDGHAASPRATDASTPQNSSGSRCGSPAGSPVFNFRHPLLSPGGPQSPLRGSTGSLKSSPSMSHMEVLGKAWNRQLSRPLSQAVSFSTPFGLDSDVDVVMGDPVLLRSVSSDSLGPPRPVPARTPTQPPAEPGDLPTIEEALQIIHSAEPRLLPDGAADGSFYLHSPEGPSKPTLASSYPPDKVPAYLPHPEGPSKPSPCQAGEVLKPQALSEGSPKAMASSPAASNSEVKMTSFAERKKQLVKAEVEAGAGSPVATPAAPEALSSEMTELGARLEEKRRAIEAQKRRIEAIFAKHRQRLGKSAFLQVQPREAGGEAEAEAEAEPGPAPGGERPAGEGQGEPSPRPKAVTFSPELGPVPPEGLGDYNRAVNKLSAALNSLQRDMQRLTDQQQRLLGPPEAPGPAPPPAAPSPAAWVIPGPTMGPKAASPSPVRRASAARRSPGPGPSPTPRSPKHTRPADLRLAPLTRVLTPPHDVDSLPHLRKFSPSQVPVQTRSSILLSEGPPPEEPSARPGLIEIPLGSLEEPSAEDEGDGSPPGAEDSLEEEASSEGEPRGGLGFFYKDEDKPEDEMAQKRASLLERQQRRVEEARRRKQWQEAEKEQRREEAVRLAQEEVVPSPPAPTATSVPAARAPAEEEVGTRRGEFTRLEYERRAQLKLMDDLDKVLRPRSGCCDDSALARSPARGLLGSRLSKVYSQSTLSLSTVANEANNLGVKRPSRAPSPSGLMSPSRLPGNRDRDWENGSNASSPASVPEYTGPRLYKEPSAKSNKFIIHNALSHCCLAGRVNEPQKNRILEEIEKSKANHFLILFRDSSCQFRALYTLSGETEELSRLAGYGPRTVTPAMVEGIYKYNSDRKRFTQIPAKTMSMSVDAFTIQGHLWQSKKPTTPKKGGSTPK; this is encoded by the exons AGCATGTACCCTCGGAGCTGTGGGAACCCTTCTACACTGACCAGTACGCGCAGGAGCACGTGAAGCCCCCGGTGACGCGGCTGCTGCTCTCAGCGGAGCTGTACTGCCGGGCCTGGCGCCAGGCGCTGCCGCAGCTCGAGACACCCCCCAGCCCCTCAGCGCTGCTGGCCCTGCTGGCCCGGAGGGGCACGGTGCCCGCGCTGCCCGAGCGCCCAGTGCAGGAGGCCGACCTGAGACACCAGCCTATCCTCATG GGAGCCCACCTAGCTGTCATTGACGCTCTCATGGTTGCCTTTGCCTTTGAGTGGACGAAGACTCTGCCCGGTCCCTTGGCCCTGGCCAGCTTAGAGCACAAGCTCCTTTTCTGGGTGGACACG ACCATCCGGCGTCTGCAAGAGAAGACGGAGCAGGAAGCAGCCCAGAGAGCGTCTCCGTCAGCCTCTGCGGATGGGGTGGCCCCCACGCAGCCCTCG TGCCCCACACGCTGGTACTGGAAGCTGGTTCCT CACGCAATTGCCTTCTGTTTGAAGGAGTCGGGGAGCAAACCCCCCATG ATCCGATACCGCAAGGACCGTGCCCTGGCCCGACGTGCCCCCTGCTTTCCCACCGTGACCAGCCTCCAGGACCTGGCGAGTGGGGCTGCGCTGGCTGCTACAATCCACTGCTATTGTCCTCAGCTGTTACGACTTGAGG AGGTGTGCCTCAAGGACCCCATGTCTGTGGCGGACAGCCTGTACAACCTCCAGCTGGTGCAGGATTTCTGCGCCTCCCGCCTTCCTCGTGGCTGCCCGCTGTCCCTCGAGGACCTGCTTTATGTACCACCGCCCCTCAAG GTCAACCTGGTGGTGCTGCTGGCTGAGATGTTCATGTGCTTCGAGGTGCTGAAACCCGACTTCGTGCAGGCCAAGGACCTGCCTGACGGTCATG CTGCCTCCCCCCGGGCCACAGACGCCTCCACCCCTCAGAACAGCAGTGGCAGCAGGTGTGGTTCCCCTGCTGG TTCTCCTGTCTTCAACTTCCGCCATCCACTTCTGTCACCCGGCGGCCCCCAGTCTCCACTCCGCGGATCCACAG GCTCGCTGAAGTCCTCCCCTTCCATGTCCCACATGGAGGTCCTCGGCAAGGCCTGGAACCGACAGCTCAG CCGTCCCCTTTCCCAGGCTGTGTCGTTCAGCACCCCCTTTGGCCTGGACAGCGACGTGGATGTTGTCATGGGAGACCCCGTCTTACTCCGCTCGGTCAGCTCAGACAGCCTGGGCCCCCCACGCCCCGTGCCGGCCCGGACCCCCACCCAACCACCCGCAGAGCCTGGTGACCTGCCCACCATCGAGGAGGCCCTGCAGATCATCCACAGTGCTGAGCCCCGGCTGCTCCCCGATGGGGCTGCTGATGGCAGCTTCTACCTCCACTCCCCTGAAGGGCCCTCCAAACCCACGCTGGCCTCCTCCTACCCACCTGACAAGGTACCCGCCTACTTGCCCCACCCCGAAGGCCCTTCGAAACCTTCTCCCTGCCAGGCGGGGGAGGTACTGAAACCCCAGGCCCTGTCTGAGGGCTCGCCGAAGGCGATGGCTTCGTCCCCAGCTGCCAGCAACTCTGAAGTGAAGATGACCAGCTTTGCTGAACGCAAGAAGCAGCTGGTGAAGGCCGAGGTGGAGGCCGGAGCTGGGTCCCCGGTGGCCACCCCAGCAGCACCGGAGGCCCTGAGCTCAGAGATGACTGAGCTTGGAGCCCGGCTGGAGGAGAAACGGCGGGCCATAGAGGCTCAGAAGCGACGGATTGAGGCCATCTTTGCCAAACACCGCCAACGACTGGGCAAGAGTGCTTTCCTGCAGGTGCAGCCTCGGGAGGCTGGCGGGGAAGCCGAGGCAGAAGCAGAGGCTGagccaggcccagctcctggtgGGGAGCGGCCGGCGGGTGAGGGCCAGGGTGAGCCGTCTCCACGGCCCAAGGCAGTGACTTTCTCACCAGAACTGGGCCCGGTGCCCCCCGAGGGACTGGGGGATTATAACCGGGCAGTCAACAAGCTGAGTGCTGCACTGAACTCATTGCAACGAGACATGCAGAGGCTCACAGACCAGCAGCAGCGGCTCCTGGGCCCACCTGAGGCCCCTGGGCCTGCCCCACCTCCTGCTGCCCCGTCTCCTGCTGCATGGGTCATCCCTGGCCCCACGATGGGCCCCAAAGCTGCATCCCCCAGCCCTGTACGGCGCGCCTCAGCTGCCCGGCGTAGCCCAGGGCCCGGTCCCAGCCCAACTCCTCGCAGCCCCAAGCACACGCGGCCAGCGGATCTCCGGCTGGCGCCTCTGACGAGGGTGCTCACACCTCCCCATGATGTTGACAGCCTCCCCCACCTGCGAAAGTTCTCACCAAGCCAGGTGCCTGTGCAAACTCGCTCCTCCATCCTCTTGTCCGAGGGGCCGCCTCCTGAGGAGCCCTCAGCCAGGCCGGGCCTCATCGAGATCCCACTGGGCAGCCTGGAAGAGCCCTCGGCTGAGGATGAGGGAGACGGGAGCCCCCCTGGTGCTGAAGATTCCTTAGAGGAAGAGGCATCTTCAGAGGGAGAGCCCCGCGGTGGCCTGGGCTTCTTCTATAAG GATGAAGACAAGCCCGAGGACGAGATGGCCCAAAAGCGGGCCAGCCTGCTGGAGCGGCAGCAACGGCGGGTGGAGGAGGCGCGGCGACGCAAACAGTGGCAGGAGGCTGAGAAGGAGCAGCGGAGAGAGGAGGCTGTGCG ACTGGCTCAGGAGGAGGTGGTCCCCAGCCCCCCGGCCCCCACGGCAACTTCAGTCCCCGCTGCCCGGGCCCCAGCTGAAGAGGAGGTGGGCACCCGGCGGGGGGAGTTCACACGGCTCGAGTATGAACGCCGGGCCCAGCTGAAGCTGATGGATGACCTGGATAAGGTGCTA CGGCCACGCTCTGGTTGCTGCGACGACTCGGCCCTGGCACGAAGTCCTGCCCGTGGCCTGCTGG GTTCTCGGCTCAGCAAGGTCTACTCCCAGTCCACTCTGTCACTGTCAACCGTGGCCAACGAGGCCAATAACCTAGGGGTGAAGAGGCCATCTCG AGCCCCTTCCCCATCTGGTCTCATGTCCCCAAGCCGCCTGCCTGGTAACCGTGACCGCGACTGGGAGAACGGCAGCAACGCCTCCTCCCCAGCGTCAGTGCCTGAGTACACAG GTCCTCGGCTATACAAGGAGCCCAGCGCCAAGTCCAACAAGTTCATTATCCACAATGCCCTGTCACACTGCTGCCTGGCGGGCAGGGTGAACGAGCCACAGAAGAACCGAATTCTAGAG GAAATTGAGAAGAGCAAGGCCAACCACTTCCTGATCCTCTTCCGGGACTCCAGCTGCCAGTTCCGGGCCCTCTACACGCTGTCGGGGGAGACGGAGGAGCTGTCCAGGTTGGCGGGCTACGGCCCCCGCACCGTCACACCCGCCATGGTCGAGGGCATCTACAAGTACAACTCGGACCGCAAGCGCTTCACCCAGATCCCCGCCAAGACCATGTCCATGAGCGTGGACGCCTTCACCATCCAGGGACACCTCTGGCAGAGCAAGAAGCCCACCACCCCCAAGAAGGGGGGCAGCACCCCCAAATAG
- the CAMSAP3 gene encoding calmodulin-regulated spectrin-associated protein 3 isoform X1 yields MVEAAPPGPGPLRRTFLVPEIKSLDQYDFSRAKAAASLAWVLRAAFGGAEHVPSELWEPFYTDQYAQEHVKPPVTRLLLSAELYCRAWRQALPQLETPPSPSALLALLARRGTVPALPERPVQEADLRHQPILMGAHLAVIDALMVAFAFEWTKTLPGPLALASLEHKLLFWVDTTIRRLQEKTEQEAAQRASPSASADGVAPTQPSCPTRWYWKLVPHAIAFCLKESGSKPPMIRYRKDRALARRAPCFPTVTSLQDLASGAALAATIHCYCPQLLRLEEVCLKDPMSVADSLYNLQLVQDFCASRLPRGCPLSLEDLLYVPPPLKVNLVVLLAEMFMCFEVLKPDFVQAKDLPDGHAASPRATDASTPQNSSGSRCGSPAGSPVFNFRHPLLSPGGPQSPLRGSTGSLKSSPSMSHMEVLGKAWNRQLSRPLSQAVSFSTPFGLDSDVDVVMGDPVLLRSVSSDSLGPPRPVPARTPTQPPAEPGDLPTIEEALQIIHSAEPRLLPDGAADGSFYLHSPEGPSKPTLASSYPPDKVPAYLPHPEGPSKPSPCQAGEVLKPQALSEGSPKAMASSPAASNSEVKMTSFAERKKQLVKAEVEAGAGSPVATPAAPEALSSEMTELGARLEEKRRAIEAQKRRIEAIFAKHRQRLGKSAFLQVQPREAGGEAEAEAEAEPGPAPGGERPAGEGQGEPSPRPKAVTFSPELGPVPPEGLGDYNRAVNKLSAALNSLQRDMQRLTDQQQRLLGPPEAPGPAPPPAAPSPAAWVIPGPTMGPKAASPSPVRRASAARRSPGPGPSPTPRSPKHTRPADLRLAPLTRVLTPPHDVDSLPHLRKFSPSQVPVQTRSSILLSEGPPPEEPSARPGLIEIPLGSLEEPSAEDEGDGSPPGAEDSLEEEASSEGEPRGGLGFFYKDEDKPEDEMAQKRASLLERQQRRVEEARRRKQWQEAEKEQRREEAVRLAQEEVVPSPPAPTATSVPAARAPAEEEVGTRRGEFTRLEYERRAQLKLMDDLDKVLRPRGAGGPGRGGRRAPRPRSGCCDDSALARSPARGLLGSRLSKVYSQSTLSLSTVANEANNLGVKRPSRAPSPSGLMSPSRLPGNRDRDWENGSNASSPASVPEYTGPRLYKEPSAKSNKFIIHNALSHCCLAGRVNEPQKNRILEEIEKSKANHFLILFRDSSCQFRALYTLSGETEELSRLAGYGPRTVTPAMVEGIYKYNSDRKRFTQIPAKTMSMSVDAFTIQGHLWQSKKPTTPKKGGSTPK; encoded by the exons AGCATGTACCCTCGGAGCTGTGGGAACCCTTCTACACTGACCAGTACGCGCAGGAGCACGTGAAGCCCCCGGTGACGCGGCTGCTGCTCTCAGCGGAGCTGTACTGCCGGGCCTGGCGCCAGGCGCTGCCGCAGCTCGAGACACCCCCCAGCCCCTCAGCGCTGCTGGCCCTGCTGGCCCGGAGGGGCACGGTGCCCGCGCTGCCCGAGCGCCCAGTGCAGGAGGCCGACCTGAGACACCAGCCTATCCTCATG GGAGCCCACCTAGCTGTCATTGACGCTCTCATGGTTGCCTTTGCCTTTGAGTGGACGAAGACTCTGCCCGGTCCCTTGGCCCTGGCCAGCTTAGAGCACAAGCTCCTTTTCTGGGTGGACACG ACCATCCGGCGTCTGCAAGAGAAGACGGAGCAGGAAGCAGCCCAGAGAGCGTCTCCGTCAGCCTCTGCGGATGGGGTGGCCCCCACGCAGCCCTCG TGCCCCACACGCTGGTACTGGAAGCTGGTTCCT CACGCAATTGCCTTCTGTTTGAAGGAGTCGGGGAGCAAACCCCCCATG ATCCGATACCGCAAGGACCGTGCCCTGGCCCGACGTGCCCCCTGCTTTCCCACCGTGACCAGCCTCCAGGACCTGGCGAGTGGGGCTGCGCTGGCTGCTACAATCCACTGCTATTGTCCTCAGCTGTTACGACTTGAGG AGGTGTGCCTCAAGGACCCCATGTCTGTGGCGGACAGCCTGTACAACCTCCAGCTGGTGCAGGATTTCTGCGCCTCCCGCCTTCCTCGTGGCTGCCCGCTGTCCCTCGAGGACCTGCTTTATGTACCACCGCCCCTCAAG GTCAACCTGGTGGTGCTGCTGGCTGAGATGTTCATGTGCTTCGAGGTGCTGAAACCCGACTTCGTGCAGGCCAAGGACCTGCCTGACGGTCATG CTGCCTCCCCCCGGGCCACAGACGCCTCCACCCCTCAGAACAGCAGTGGCAGCAGGTGTGGTTCCCCTGCTGG TTCTCCTGTCTTCAACTTCCGCCATCCACTTCTGTCACCCGGCGGCCCCCAGTCTCCACTCCGCGGATCCACAG GCTCGCTGAAGTCCTCCCCTTCCATGTCCCACATGGAGGTCCTCGGCAAGGCCTGGAACCGACAGCTCAG CCGTCCCCTTTCCCAGGCTGTGTCGTTCAGCACCCCCTTTGGCCTGGACAGCGACGTGGATGTTGTCATGGGAGACCCCGTCTTACTCCGCTCGGTCAGCTCAGACAGCCTGGGCCCCCCACGCCCCGTGCCGGCCCGGACCCCCACCCAACCACCCGCAGAGCCTGGTGACCTGCCCACCATCGAGGAGGCCCTGCAGATCATCCACAGTGCTGAGCCCCGGCTGCTCCCCGATGGGGCTGCTGATGGCAGCTTCTACCTCCACTCCCCTGAAGGGCCCTCCAAACCCACGCTGGCCTCCTCCTACCCACCTGACAAGGTACCCGCCTACTTGCCCCACCCCGAAGGCCCTTCGAAACCTTCTCCCTGCCAGGCGGGGGAGGTACTGAAACCCCAGGCCCTGTCTGAGGGCTCGCCGAAGGCGATGGCTTCGTCCCCAGCTGCCAGCAACTCTGAAGTGAAGATGACCAGCTTTGCTGAACGCAAGAAGCAGCTGGTGAAGGCCGAGGTGGAGGCCGGAGCTGGGTCCCCGGTGGCCACCCCAGCAGCACCGGAGGCCCTGAGCTCAGAGATGACTGAGCTTGGAGCCCGGCTGGAGGAGAAACGGCGGGCCATAGAGGCTCAGAAGCGACGGATTGAGGCCATCTTTGCCAAACACCGCCAACGACTGGGCAAGAGTGCTTTCCTGCAGGTGCAGCCTCGGGAGGCTGGCGGGGAAGCCGAGGCAGAAGCAGAGGCTGagccaggcccagctcctggtgGGGAGCGGCCGGCGGGTGAGGGCCAGGGTGAGCCGTCTCCACGGCCCAAGGCAGTGACTTTCTCACCAGAACTGGGCCCGGTGCCCCCCGAGGGACTGGGGGATTATAACCGGGCAGTCAACAAGCTGAGTGCTGCACTGAACTCATTGCAACGAGACATGCAGAGGCTCACAGACCAGCAGCAGCGGCTCCTGGGCCCACCTGAGGCCCCTGGGCCTGCCCCACCTCCTGCTGCCCCGTCTCCTGCTGCATGGGTCATCCCTGGCCCCACGATGGGCCCCAAAGCTGCATCCCCCAGCCCTGTACGGCGCGCCTCAGCTGCCCGGCGTAGCCCAGGGCCCGGTCCCAGCCCAACTCCTCGCAGCCCCAAGCACACGCGGCCAGCGGATCTCCGGCTGGCGCCTCTGACGAGGGTGCTCACACCTCCCCATGATGTTGACAGCCTCCCCCACCTGCGAAAGTTCTCACCAAGCCAGGTGCCTGTGCAAACTCGCTCCTCCATCCTCTTGTCCGAGGGGCCGCCTCCTGAGGAGCCCTCAGCCAGGCCGGGCCTCATCGAGATCCCACTGGGCAGCCTGGAAGAGCCCTCGGCTGAGGATGAGGGAGACGGGAGCCCCCCTGGTGCTGAAGATTCCTTAGAGGAAGAGGCATCTTCAGAGGGAGAGCCCCGCGGTGGCCTGGGCTTCTTCTATAAG GATGAAGACAAGCCCGAGGACGAGATGGCCCAAAAGCGGGCCAGCCTGCTGGAGCGGCAGCAACGGCGGGTGGAGGAGGCGCGGCGACGCAAACAGTGGCAGGAGGCTGAGAAGGAGCAGCGGAGAGAGGAGGCTGTGCG ACTGGCTCAGGAGGAGGTGGTCCCCAGCCCCCCGGCCCCCACGGCAACTTCAGTCCCCGCTGCCCGGGCCCCAGCTGAAGAGGAGGTGGGCACCCGGCGGGGGGAGTTCACACGGCTCGAGTATGAACGCCGGGCCCAGCTGAAGCTGATGGATGACCTGGATAAGGTGCTACGGCCACGGGGGGCCGGGGGGCCAGGCCGGGGTGGACGGAGGGCCCCCCGGCCACGCTCTGGTTGCTGCGACGACTCGGCCCTGGCACGAAGTCCTGCCCGTGGCCTGCTGG GTTCTCGGCTCAGCAAGGTCTACTCCCAGTCCACTCTGTCACTGTCAACCGTGGCCAACGAGGCCAATAACCTAGGGGTGAAGAGGCCATCTCG AGCCCCTTCCCCATCTGGTCTCATGTCCCCAAGCCGCCTGCCTGGTAACCGTGACCGCGACTGGGAGAACGGCAGCAACGCCTCCTCCCCAGCGTCAGTGCCTGAGTACACAG GTCCTCGGCTATACAAGGAGCCCAGCGCCAAGTCCAACAAGTTCATTATCCACAATGCCCTGTCACACTGCTGCCTGGCGGGCAGGGTGAACGAGCCACAGAAGAACCGAATTCTAGAG GAAATTGAGAAGAGCAAGGCCAACCACTTCCTGATCCTCTTCCGGGACTCCAGCTGCCAGTTCCGGGCCCTCTACACGCTGTCGGGGGAGACGGAGGAGCTGTCCAGGTTGGCGGGCTACGGCCCCCGCACCGTCACACCCGCCATGGTCGAGGGCATCTACAAGTACAACTCGGACCGCAAGCGCTTCACCCAGATCCCCGCCAAGACCATGTCCATGAGCGTGGACGCCTTCACCATCCAGGGACACCTCTGGCAGAGCAAGAAGCCCACCACCCCCAAGAAGGGGGGCAGCACCCCCAAATAG
- the CAMSAP3 gene encoding calmodulin-regulated spectrin-associated protein 3 isoform X2: MVEAAPPGPGPLRRTFLVPEIKSLDQYDFSRAKAAASLAWVLRAAFGGAEHVPSELWEPFYTDQYAQEHVKPPVTRLLLSAELYCRAWRQALPQLETPPSPSALLALLARRGTVPALPERPVQEADLRHQPILMGAHLAVIDALMVAFAFEWTKTLPGPLALASLEHKLLFWVDTTIRRLQEKTEQEAAQRASPSASADGVAPTQPSCPTRWYWKLVPHAIAFCLKESGSKPPMIRYRKDRALARRAPCFPTVTSLQDLASGAALAATIHCYCPQLLRLEEVCLKDPMSVADSLYNLQLVQDFCASRLPRGCPLSLEDLLYVPPPLKVNLVVLLAEMFMCFEVLKPDFVQAKDLPDGHAASPRATDASTPQNSSGSSSPVFNFRHPLLSPGGPQSPLRGSTGSLKSSPSMSHMEVLGKAWNRQLSRPLSQAVSFSTPFGLDSDVDVVMGDPVLLRSVSSDSLGPPRPVPARTPTQPPAEPGDLPTIEEALQIIHSAEPRLLPDGAADGSFYLHSPEGPSKPTLASSYPPDKVPAYLPHPEGPSKPSPCQAGEVLKPQALSEGSPKAMASSPAASNSEVKMTSFAERKKQLVKAEVEAGAGSPVATPAAPEALSSEMTELGARLEEKRRAIEAQKRRIEAIFAKHRQRLGKSAFLQVQPREAGGEAEAEAEAEPGPAPGGERPAGEGQGEPSPRPKAVTFSPELGPVPPEGLGDYNRAVNKLSAALNSLQRDMQRLTDQQQRLLGPPEAPGPAPPPAAPSPAAWVIPGPTMGPKAASPSPVRRASAARRSPGPGPSPTPRSPKHTRPADLRLAPLTRVLTPPHDVDSLPHLRKFSPSQVPVQTRSSILLSEGPPPEEPSARPGLIEIPLGSLEEPSAEDEGDGSPPGAEDSLEEEASSEGEPRGGLGFFYKDEDKPEDEMAQKRASLLERQQRRVEEARRRKQWQEAEKEQRREEAVRLAQEEVVPSPPAPTATSVPAARAPAEEEVGTRRGEFTRLEYERRAQLKLMDDLDKVLRPRGAGGPGRGGRRAPRPRSGCCDDSALARSPARGLLGSRLSKVYSQSTLSLSTVANEANNLGVKRPSRAPSPSGLMSPSRLPGNRDRDWENGSNASSPASVPEYTGPRLYKEPSAKSNKFIIHNALSHCCLAGRVNEPQKNRILEEIEKSKANHFLILFRDSSCQFRALYTLSGETEELSRLAGYGPRTVTPAMVEGIYKYNSDRKRFTQIPAKTMSMSVDAFTIQGHLWQSKKPTTPKKGGSTPK, encoded by the exons AGCATGTACCCTCGGAGCTGTGGGAACCCTTCTACACTGACCAGTACGCGCAGGAGCACGTGAAGCCCCCGGTGACGCGGCTGCTGCTCTCAGCGGAGCTGTACTGCCGGGCCTGGCGCCAGGCGCTGCCGCAGCTCGAGACACCCCCCAGCCCCTCAGCGCTGCTGGCCCTGCTGGCCCGGAGGGGCACGGTGCCCGCGCTGCCCGAGCGCCCAGTGCAGGAGGCCGACCTGAGACACCAGCCTATCCTCATG GGAGCCCACCTAGCTGTCATTGACGCTCTCATGGTTGCCTTTGCCTTTGAGTGGACGAAGACTCTGCCCGGTCCCTTGGCCCTGGCCAGCTTAGAGCACAAGCTCCTTTTCTGGGTGGACACG ACCATCCGGCGTCTGCAAGAGAAGACGGAGCAGGAAGCAGCCCAGAGAGCGTCTCCGTCAGCCTCTGCGGATGGGGTGGCCCCCACGCAGCCCTCG TGCCCCACACGCTGGTACTGGAAGCTGGTTCCT CACGCAATTGCCTTCTGTTTGAAGGAGTCGGGGAGCAAACCCCCCATG ATCCGATACCGCAAGGACCGTGCCCTGGCCCGACGTGCCCCCTGCTTTCCCACCGTGACCAGCCTCCAGGACCTGGCGAGTGGGGCTGCGCTGGCTGCTACAATCCACTGCTATTGTCCTCAGCTGTTACGACTTGAGG AGGTGTGCCTCAAGGACCCCATGTCTGTGGCGGACAGCCTGTACAACCTCCAGCTGGTGCAGGATTTCTGCGCCTCCCGCCTTCCTCGTGGCTGCCCGCTGTCCCTCGAGGACCTGCTTTATGTACCACCGCCCCTCAAG GTCAACCTGGTGGTGCTGCTGGCTGAGATGTTCATGTGCTTCGAGGTGCTGAAACCCGACTTCGTGCAGGCCAAGGACCTGCCTGACGGTCATG CTGCCTCCCCCCGGGCCACAGACGCCTCCACCCCTCAGAACAGCAGTGGCAGCAG TTCTCCTGTCTTCAACTTCCGCCATCCACTTCTGTCACCCGGCGGCCCCCAGTCTCCACTCCGCGGATCCACAG GCTCGCTGAAGTCCTCCCCTTCCATGTCCCACATGGAGGTCCTCGGCAAGGCCTGGAACCGACAGCTCAG CCGTCCCCTTTCCCAGGCTGTGTCGTTCAGCACCCCCTTTGGCCTGGACAGCGACGTGGATGTTGTCATGGGAGACCCCGTCTTACTCCGCTCGGTCAGCTCAGACAGCCTGGGCCCCCCACGCCCCGTGCCGGCCCGGACCCCCACCCAACCACCCGCAGAGCCTGGTGACCTGCCCACCATCGAGGAGGCCCTGCAGATCATCCACAGTGCTGAGCCCCGGCTGCTCCCCGATGGGGCTGCTGATGGCAGCTTCTACCTCCACTCCCCTGAAGGGCCCTCCAAACCCACGCTGGCCTCCTCCTACCCACCTGACAAGGTACCCGCCTACTTGCCCCACCCCGAAGGCCCTTCGAAACCTTCTCCCTGCCAGGCGGGGGAGGTACTGAAACCCCAGGCCCTGTCTGAGGGCTCGCCGAAGGCGATGGCTTCGTCCCCAGCTGCCAGCAACTCTGAAGTGAAGATGACCAGCTTTGCTGAACGCAAGAAGCAGCTGGTGAAGGCCGAGGTGGAGGCCGGAGCTGGGTCCCCGGTGGCCACCCCAGCAGCACCGGAGGCCCTGAGCTCAGAGATGACTGAGCTTGGAGCCCGGCTGGAGGAGAAACGGCGGGCCATAGAGGCTCAGAAGCGACGGATTGAGGCCATCTTTGCCAAACACCGCCAACGACTGGGCAAGAGTGCTTTCCTGCAGGTGCAGCCTCGGGAGGCTGGCGGGGAAGCCGAGGCAGAAGCAGAGGCTGagccaggcccagctcctggtgGGGAGCGGCCGGCGGGTGAGGGCCAGGGTGAGCCGTCTCCACGGCCCAAGGCAGTGACTTTCTCACCAGAACTGGGCCCGGTGCCCCCCGAGGGACTGGGGGATTATAACCGGGCAGTCAACAAGCTGAGTGCTGCACTGAACTCATTGCAACGAGACATGCAGAGGCTCACAGACCAGCAGCAGCGGCTCCTGGGCCCACCTGAGGCCCCTGGGCCTGCCCCACCTCCTGCTGCCCCGTCTCCTGCTGCATGGGTCATCCCTGGCCCCACGATGGGCCCCAAAGCTGCATCCCCCAGCCCTGTACGGCGCGCCTCAGCTGCCCGGCGTAGCCCAGGGCCCGGTCCCAGCCCAACTCCTCGCAGCCCCAAGCACACGCGGCCAGCGGATCTCCGGCTGGCGCCTCTGACGAGGGTGCTCACACCTCCCCATGATGTTGACAGCCTCCCCCACCTGCGAAAGTTCTCACCAAGCCAGGTGCCTGTGCAAACTCGCTCCTCCATCCTCTTGTCCGAGGGGCCGCCTCCTGAGGAGCCCTCAGCCAGGCCGGGCCTCATCGAGATCCCACTGGGCAGCCTGGAAGAGCCCTCGGCTGAGGATGAGGGAGACGGGAGCCCCCCTGGTGCTGAAGATTCCTTAGAGGAAGAGGCATCTTCAGAGGGAGAGCCCCGCGGTGGCCTGGGCTTCTTCTATAAG GATGAAGACAAGCCCGAGGACGAGATGGCCCAAAAGCGGGCCAGCCTGCTGGAGCGGCAGCAACGGCGGGTGGAGGAGGCGCGGCGACGCAAACAGTGGCAGGAGGCTGAGAAGGAGCAGCGGAGAGAGGAGGCTGTGCG ACTGGCTCAGGAGGAGGTGGTCCCCAGCCCCCCGGCCCCCACGGCAACTTCAGTCCCCGCTGCCCGGGCCCCAGCTGAAGAGGAGGTGGGCACCCGGCGGGGGGAGTTCACACGGCTCGAGTATGAACGCCGGGCCCAGCTGAAGCTGATGGATGACCTGGATAAGGTGCTACGGCCACGGGGGGCCGGGGGGCCAGGCCGGGGTGGACGGAGGGCCCCCCGGCCACGCTCTGGTTGCTGCGACGACTCGGCCCTGGCACGAAGTCCTGCCCGTGGCCTGCTGG GTTCTCGGCTCAGCAAGGTCTACTCCCAGTCCACTCTGTCACTGTCAACCGTGGCCAACGAGGCCAATAACCTAGGGGTGAAGAGGCCATCTCG AGCCCCTTCCCCATCTGGTCTCATGTCCCCAAGCCGCCTGCCTGGTAACCGTGACCGCGACTGGGAGAACGGCAGCAACGCCTCCTCCCCAGCGTCAGTGCCTGAGTACACAG GTCCTCGGCTATACAAGGAGCCCAGCGCCAAGTCCAACAAGTTCATTATCCACAATGCCCTGTCACACTGCTGCCTGGCGGGCAGGGTGAACGAGCCACAGAAGAACCGAATTCTAGAG GAAATTGAGAAGAGCAAGGCCAACCACTTCCTGATCCTCTTCCGGGACTCCAGCTGCCAGTTCCGGGCCCTCTACACGCTGTCGGGGGAGACGGAGGAGCTGTCCAGGTTGGCGGGCTACGGCCCCCGCACCGTCACACCCGCCATGGTCGAGGGCATCTACAAGTACAACTCGGACCGCAAGCGCTTCACCCAGATCCCCGCCAAGACCATGTCCATGAGCGTGGACGCCTTCACCATCCAGGGACACCTCTGGCAGAGCAAGAAGCCCACCACCCCCAAGAAGGGGGGCAGCACCCCCAAATAG